Proteins co-encoded in one Equus caballus isolate H_3958 breed thoroughbred chromosome 31, TB-T2T, whole genome shotgun sequence genomic window:
- the GTF2H5 gene encoding general transcription factor IIH subunit 5 produces the protein MVNVLKGVLIECDPAMKQFLLYLDESNALGKKFIIQDIDDTHVFVIAELVNVLQERVGELMDQNAFSLTQK, from the exons ATGGTCAACGTCTTGAAAGGAGTGCTTATAGAATG TGACCCTGCCATGAAGCAGTTTCTGCTGTACTTGGATGAGTCAAATGCCCTAGGGAAGAAGTTCATCATTCAAGACATTGATGACACTCATGTCTTCGTAATAGCAGAGCTGGTTAATGTCCTCCAGGAGCGAGTAGGTGAATTAATGGACCAGAATGCTTTTTCTCTTACCCAGAAATGA